The Petrocella atlantisensis genome has a window encoding:
- a CDS encoding HD-GYP domain-containing protein has translation MKMFEFTNYIPKLVDPSIALDGSTKEHCKNVMIYAERLGRSLGYLDIEKLKYAAYFHDIGKLNIPEEILSKPSKLTEEEYEIIKKHPQIGYEYLNGIGVEEIQDTALYHHERMDGEGYPMGFYGDQIPVEARIVAIADVYDALTSDRPYREAMCHEDAIRLMKNDKGAFDQKYLVCFINTFEYDMIE, from the coding sequence ATGAAGATGTTTGAATTTACTAATTACATACCAAAATTAGTTGACCCATCCATTGCTTTGGATGGGTCAACTAAAGAACACTGTAAGAATGTTATGATTTATGCAGAAAGGTTAGGTCGCTCTTTAGGTTATTTGGATATTGAAAAACTGAAATACGCAGCATACTTTCACGATATTGGTAAGCTGAACATTCCTGAAGAGATATTAAGTAAACCTTCAAAACTTACAGAAGAAGAATATGAGATTATAAAGAAACATCCCCAAATAGGCTATGAATACTTGAATGGAATAGGCGTTGAGGAAATTCAAGATACTGCTCTATACCACCATGAAAGAATGGATGGTGAAGGTTATCCCATGGGCTTTTACGGTGATCAAATCCCTGTTGAGGCTAGGATTGTAGCTATAGCAGATGTATATGATGCTTTAACATCTGATAGACCATATAGAGAAGCGATGTGCCACGAAGATGCAATCAGATTGATGAAAAATGACAAAGGGGCTTTTGATCAAAAGTATTTGGTTTGCTTTATTAACACCTTTGAATATGATATGATTGAATAG
- a CDS encoding copper amine oxidase N-terminal domain-containing protein, producing the protein MKKMMIVLLMALVLISNYGFANAQEAPEKVILQEADLVDDENVDDENVDDEDVDDEDVDDEDVDDENVDDEDVDDEDNDDEDETENEYEDRMNNFRYERKLNEEEEGLRELLEELMDDEDVNEDDLISLESQIEELEKQAAELRAQLRQLIQGKYSQAELDELEIIKDEIEEDDDVKALDVDSIITNGNLFKFDTPPVIKDGRTLVPVRAISEGFQADVIWIQEEQKVIITKGDKTIELVLDEEKATVNGQVVELDTEAIIMNSRTMVPLRFVGEALGVTIQWNALDRTIEIIDETIVVPASTEVNEPVPTL; encoded by the coding sequence ATGAAAAAAATGATGATCGTACTTTTAATGGCTTTAGTTCTTATTAGTAATTATGGTTTCGCTAATGCACAGGAAGCGCCTGAAAAGGTTATTTTGCAAGAAGCTGACTTGGTAGATGACGAAAATGTAGATGACGAAAATGTAGATGACGAAGATGTAGATGACGAAGATGTAGATGACGAAGATGTAGACGACGAAAATGTAGATGACGAAGATGTAGATGACGAAGATAACGACGATGAAGATGAAACAGAAAACGAATATGAAGATCGGATGAATAATTTCAGATATGAAAGAAAATTGAATGAAGAAGAAGAAGGACTTCGAGAACTATTGGAAGAGTTAATGGATGATGAAGATGTAAATGAAGATGATCTGATTAGTTTAGAAAGTCAAATCGAAGAACTAGAAAAACAAGCTGCGGAATTAAGGGCTCAACTTAGACAGTTAATACAAGGTAAGTACAGCCAAGCAGAATTGGATGAATTAGAGATAATAAAAGATGAAATAGAAGAGGATGATGATGTTAAAGCTCTTGATGTCGATTCAATCATAACAAATGGCAATTTATTTAAGTTTGATACACCACCAGTTATCAAAGATGGGAGAACTTTAGTGCCAGTAAGAGCAATATCAGAAGGATTTCAAGCAGATGTGATATGGATTCAAGAAGAACAAAAAGTTATCATTACAAAAGGAGACAAGACCATAGAGTTAGTTCTTGATGAGGAGAAAGCAACAGTTAATGGTCAGGTGGTAGAACTGGATACAGAGGCAATAATCATGAATAGCCGTACTATGGTGCCATTACGATTTGTCGGGGAAGCATTAGGCGTTACAATACAATGGAATGCACTGGACAGAACTATTGAAATTATAGATGAAACGATTGTTGTACCTGCAAGTACAGAGGTTAATGAACCAGTACCTACACTATAA
- a CDS encoding C40 family peptidase, whose amino-acid sequence MAIDPATLKVVAKVATTALSDEKGRRAILIACLIPFIIILLVLSSPFAIFFALLGGHDEQISVVSALYEMKEEFQYNIQLEQEDTTVDEVITIIMGSEDGTLIDNSEDVLIAYAVKYNVTEENSEQMAILSEDQVGKLRQVFQDMNIVTVTSETTSEDIEVTILNEEGESVTETQTISTITKTIHMDCLTAEEIGVIYGFDETQTLMIAEMRRSGYGVLLATSDVKTFLTRAEIDEIKSHIPEGVELEGELFATMAESIVGQVNYFWGGKSVAIGWDNRWGTDMEVTSVGSTTTGTIRPFGLDCSGYVTWIFANMGLPVETIGHGVTAQWNHSTSIPESIVEPGDLAILAVPYTRKVNHIGIVVGIDEEGKILVAHCTSGANNIVITTAESTGFIHFRRPAVLMD is encoded by the coding sequence ATGGCAATAGATCCAGCAACGTTAAAAGTAGTAGCTAAAGTTGCAACAACAGCATTATCAGATGAGAAAGGAAGGCGGGCTATCTTAATAGCTTGCCTTATTCCTTTTATCATCATTCTATTGGTGCTATCATCACCTTTTGCAATATTCTTTGCCTTATTAGGTGGTCATGACGAGCAGATATCAGTGGTTAGTGCTCTATATGAAATGAAAGAGGAATTTCAATACAACATCCAGTTAGAGCAAGAGGATACAACCGTAGATGAGGTCATAACGATCATCATGGGGAGTGAAGATGGCACATTGATTGATAATTCAGAAGATGTTCTTATAGCTTATGCAGTTAAGTATAATGTAACTGAAGAAAATTCAGAGCAGATGGCAATTTTATCAGAAGATCAAGTGGGAAAACTAAGACAAGTATTTCAGGATATGAACATTGTAACAGTCACATCGGAAACAACTTCAGAGGATATTGAGGTGACAATTCTTAATGAAGAGGGTGAATCAGTTACTGAAACACAAACAATAAGTACAATTACGAAAACTATTCATATGGATTGTTTAACAGCAGAAGAAATCGGTGTGATTTATGGATTTGATGAAACACAAACATTGATGATAGCTGAAATGCGTCGTAGTGGTTATGGTGTTTTACTTGCAACCAGTGATGTGAAAACATTCTTAACACGAGCTGAGATTGATGAAATTAAAAGCCATATCCCAGAAGGTGTAGAGCTTGAAGGGGAACTTTTTGCCACCATGGCGGAAAGTATCGTTGGACAAGTTAATTACTTTTGGGGTGGGAAAAGTGTGGCTATCGGTTGGGATAATCGATGGGGAACAGATATGGAAGTGACATCTGTAGGGAGTACAACGACTGGAACAATAAGACCTTTTGGACTCGACTGTTCAGGCTATGTGACATGGATATTTGCTAACATGGGTTTACCTGTAGAAACAATCGGACATGGTGTTACAGCACAGTGGAATCATTCAACAAGTATACCTGAAAGTATTGTTGAACCCGGAGATCTAGCTATACTTGCAGTGCCTTATACAAGAAAAGTGAATCACATCGGTATTGTAGTAGGAATAGATGAAGAAGGTAAGATTTTAGTTGCACACTGTACATCAGGTGCTAATAATATCGTTATAACAACAGCGGAAAGTACTGGGTTTATACATTTTAGAAGACCAGCAGTGCTGATGGACTAA
- a CDS encoding DUF4320 family protein, producing the protein MQRIIKILKDKRGEGYIDVVVILLVALLVIALGMKVFPVFIAKNELGTFANELARVAEIEGRIGSATNIKAHELESLMDIDPSISWSTSGRVQLNDEFTVIVTTEVDIGFFEFGSFPITLTAKSSGRSEVYWK; encoded by the coding sequence ATGCAAAGGATCATAAAAATATTAAAGGATAAACGTGGTGAAGGTTACATTGATGTTGTGGTTATTCTACTAGTAGCATTATTAGTCATAGCTCTTGGAATGAAAGTCTTTCCAGTGTTTATAGCGAAGAATGAACTGGGTACATTTGCCAATGAGTTGGCAAGGGTAGCGGAGATTGAAGGAAGAATTGGAAGTGCTACGAACATAAAAGCACATGAGCTTGAATCATTGATGGATATTGATCCAAGTATATCATGGTCAACATCTGGAAGGGTTCAGCTAAATGATGAGTTTACTGTAATTGTCACAACAGAAGTGGACATTGGATTCTTTGAATTTGGTTCTTTTCCAATCACTCTGACAGCTAAATCATCGGGGAGGTCGGAGGTGTATTGGAAGTGA
- a CDS encoding secretion protein F yields MVQILSVFTILFAIGLYMILADLVKLPTRRATKAIATVDKREKKKSKNLDVFINEVSMKVGKFIKLTDYSKRKLTATLKSAGIKISPEAYIARAWVKAGMTLIFVVPALLIFPLLFPVITFLAIAIYFKEIRSAEEALKEKREDIEYELPRFVATLTQEFKASRNVVSIFETYKVNAGPSFKNELEITVADMKSGSYESAITRFEARIGSSSLSDITRGLIGVLRGDDGVVYFQMLTHDLKQMEIQRLKTLAMKRPGKIRKYSFAMLFCFMLMYLSVMFIEIISTLGSMF; encoded by the coding sequence ATGGTTCAGATATTATCAGTTTTTACAATTCTGTTTGCAATTGGTTTATATATGATTCTTGCTGACTTAGTTAAGTTGCCAACAAGAAGAGCAACAAAGGCTATTGCTACAGTGGATAAAAGAGAAAAGAAAAAGTCTAAGAACTTAGATGTATTTATTAATGAAGTATCAATGAAAGTTGGAAAATTTATTAAGCTGACAGACTACAGTAAGCGAAAGTTAACAGCCACCTTAAAGTCAGCAGGTATAAAGATATCACCAGAAGCTTATATTGCAAGGGCATGGGTAAAGGCAGGAATGACACTAATATTTGTTGTACCTGCTTTACTAATATTTCCGTTACTTTTTCCAGTTATAACTTTTCTAGCGATAGCAATATATTTCAAGGAGATTAGAAGTGCAGAAGAAGCATTAAAGGAAAAAAGAGAGGATATTGAATATGAGTTGCCAAGGTTTGTAGCAACGCTCACACAGGAATTTAAAGCCAGTAGAAATGTGGTATCCATATTTGAAACTTATAAAGTTAATGCTGGTCCAAGCTTTAAGAACGAACTGGAAATTACAGTTGCGGATATGAAATCAGGAAGCTATGAATCAGCAATAACAAGATTTGAAGCGAGAATAGGTAGCTCAAGTCTGTCAGATATAACTAGAGGATTAATTGGTGTGCTTAGAGGTGATGATGGTGTAGTTTACTTTCAAATGTTAACTCATGACTTAAAACAGATGGAGATCCAACGACTTAAAACATTAGCAATGAAACGACCAGGTAAAATACGAAAGTATTCCTTTGCTATGTTGTTCTGTTTCATGCTGATGTACCTATCTGTAATGTTTATAGAGATTATCAGTACACTTGGAAGTATGTTCTAG